From a region of the Chitinophaga caseinilytica genome:
- the lepA gene encoding translation elongation factor 4, translating to MKNIRNFCIIAHIDHGKSTLADRLLEFTKTISDRDMQAQVLDDMDLEREKGITIKSHAIQMTYNAKNGEKYVFNLIDTPGHVDFSYEVSRALAACEGALLLVDAAQGIQAQTISNLYLAMENDLEIIPVINKIDMAGAMIEEVKDQIIDLIGVKDEDILLASGKSGIGIEEILEAIVTRIPAPSGNIEEPLQALIFDSVFNSFRGIIAYFRIYNGSLKKGDIIRFVNTGEEYEAAEVGILKLGLEPKNEVFAGDVGYIITGIKNAKEVKVGDTITLANRPCSEAIKGFEEVKPMVFAGIFPVVTEDFEELRDCMDKLQLNDASLTYELETSQALGFGFRCGFLGMLHMEIIQERLEREFNQTVITTVPNVGFIAYDNKGVKVIVNNPSEMLEPTKMDRIEEPWIRAQIITKPDYIGNIMTLCLGKRGILLNQSYLTTTRVELMFELPLTEIVFDFYDKLKSQTRGYASFDYTPIGFRESDIVKMDILLNAEKVDALSALIHRSRAQDFGRKLCEKLKELLPRQQFLIAIQAAIGAKIVARENISAMRKDVTAKCYGGDISRKRKLLEKQKEGKKRMRQIGNVEVPQEAFLAVLKLDD from the coding sequence ATGAAGAATATCCGGAATTTCTGCATTATCGCACACATCGACCATGGCAAGAGTACCCTGGCCGACCGTTTACTGGAATTTACAAAGACCATTTCCGACCGGGACATGCAAGCCCAGGTGTTGGACGATATGGACCTGGAGCGGGAGAAAGGCATCACCATCAAGAGCCACGCCATCCAGATGACCTATAACGCCAAAAACGGCGAAAAATACGTTTTCAACCTGATCGATACGCCCGGCCACGTGGACTTTTCCTACGAAGTGTCCCGCGCGCTGGCCGCCTGCGAAGGCGCCCTGCTGCTCGTAGACGCCGCCCAGGGCATCCAGGCGCAAACGATCTCCAACCTGTACCTGGCGATGGAAAACGATCTCGAGATCATTCCCGTCATCAATAAAATCGACATGGCAGGCGCCATGATCGAAGAAGTGAAAGACCAGATCATCGACCTGATCGGTGTGAAAGATGAAGACATCCTGCTGGCTTCCGGTAAATCGGGCATCGGTATCGAGGAAATCCTCGAAGCCATCGTCACCCGCATCCCGGCGCCGAGCGGCAATATCGAAGAACCGCTCCAGGCGCTCATCTTCGACTCCGTATTCAACTCCTTCCGCGGTATCATCGCTTACTTCCGTATCTACAACGGCTCCCTCAAGAAAGGCGATATCATCCGTTTCGTGAACACCGGGGAAGAATACGAAGCCGCCGAAGTGGGCATCCTCAAACTGGGCCTCGAACCGAAGAACGAGGTGTTTGCCGGGGACGTGGGATATATCATCACCGGTATCAAAAACGCGAAAGAAGTGAAGGTGGGAGACACCATCACCCTCGCCAACCGCCCCTGTTCCGAAGCCATCAAAGGTTTCGAAGAGGTGAAACCCATGGTATTCGCGGGTATTTTCCCCGTGGTAACCGAGGATTTCGAAGAGCTGCGCGATTGTATGGACAAGCTCCAGCTCAACGACGCATCGCTCACCTATGAGCTGGAAACCTCCCAGGCACTGGGCTTCGGCTTCCGTTGCGGCTTCCTCGGGATGCTGCACATGGAAATCATCCAGGAAAGGCTGGAACGCGAGTTCAACCAGACCGTGATCACCACCGTTCCCAACGTAGGCTTCATCGCTTACGACAATAAAGGCGTGAAAGTGATCGTGAACAACCCCTCCGAAATGCTGGAGCCCACGAAAATGGACCGCATCGAAGAGCCCTGGATCCGCGCACAGATCATCACCAAACCCGATTACATCGGCAATATCATGACGCTTTGCCTCGGCAAACGCGGCATCCTGCTCAACCAGAGCTATCTCACCACCACCCGCGTGGAACTCATGTTCGAACTGCCGCTCACCGAGATCGTGTTCGATTTCTACGATAAACTGAAATCCCAGACCCGCGGTTACGCATCGTTCGACTATACCCCGATCGGCTTCCGCGAAAGCGATATCGTGAAGATGGACATCCTGCTCAACGCCGAGAAAGTGGACGCCCTCAGCGCCCTGATCCACCGCAGCCGCGCGCAGGACTTCGGCCGCAAACTCTGCGAAAAACTGAAAGAGCTCCTCCCGCGCCAGCAATTCCTCATCGCCATCCAGGCTGCCATCGGCGCCAAGATCGTAGCGAGGGAGAATATCAGCGCCATGCGGAAAGACGTGACCGCCAAGTGTTATGGCGGCGACATCTCCCGTAAACGTAAACTGCTGGAAAAACAGAAAGAGGGTAAGAAACGGATGCGCCAGATCGGTAACGTGGAAGTACCGCAGGAAGCGTTCCTGGCCGTGCTCAAACTGGATGACTAA